The following coding sequences lie in one Spirosoma sp. KUDC1026 genomic window:
- a CDS encoding polyketide synthase, with protein sequence MQTVTNRDSGAELAAPLLHHLVDEVAQRHPDQVAVVHNDQSLTYQQLVIKADALAQTILHRDTASPFIGISTTRDLSMIVGVLAILKAGKGYLPLDPSYPIARLKQIVDSAGIRTALITEADEQPLATLPLQRLPRNQTSPLSERITAQQHSTAYVLFTSGSTGTPKGVCLGQSALINLLAWQKTQSQAGIGTRTLQFAPLTFDVSFQEIFATLSTGGTLVLIDDSQRLDLNSLLPFIGEQQISRLFLPFVALQYLAEAAVTTNYFPNSLREIMTAGEQLKVTPQVVTFFTGMPGCVLFNQYGPTECHVVTQLRLDGDPATWPALPSIGSPIDNVRVHVLTDQLKPVSEGDAGELCFSGACLAEGYLNQPDLTAEKFTYVSLPGEPHPVRIYRTGDLGRLLPDGSIDFQGRRDDQVKIRGHRIELGEIEVVLNQTPGIKQAVVMARSGPAGQQLIAYLISADGQSDILAVRNAIDQRLPDYMLPSAYVWLNDFPKTSSGKVDKKRLPAPERKRPESAGPYRKPRTELEKTIERIWVSLLELDTVGLDDNFFELGGNSLLAQKTVAGLKQEKLTLPITKLYQFPTIAGVANYLQPTRETAKKVQTSPLKSQSDTSSDIAIIGMSGRFPGASSIDELWRVLSQGIETVRFFTNSELDSTIPKDLRTDSRYVKARGVLDGADQFDPAFFGIPPAIAQLMDPQQRVFLEISWETLEQTGYLPTHYDGRVGVFAGSGNNSYFLNNVQSNKELVNQVGAFQVMTLNEKDYVASRTAYQLNVKGPAVSVYSACSTSLLAVTQAVQSLRNGQCDVALAGGASITAPINSGHLYQEGAMLSKDGHCRSFDAQAQGTTFSDGAGVVLLKDAAAARRDGDTIYAVIKGVGVNNDGGGKGSFTAPSAEGQAGSIAMAIADAAIDPATISYVEAHGTATPLGDPIEIDGLTMAFGEQEQKQFCAIGSIKSNMGHLTAAAGVAGLIKTVLALSHRQIPPSLGFSTPNPAIDFANSPFFVNTKLADWPSDNPVNPRRANPHRPYPRRAGVSSFGVGGTNVHVILEEFIPAVEANQPASEPAAADRAVQLITWSAKTAKSRDAYAGKLVNFLKRTDDVNLADVAFTLQTTRAPFRHRRFAVAATTDELLKQLAAAPAAASTSPAELTTPDETVFLFPGQGAQYLNMGRALYENEAVFRDAVDRCAILLAGHLDLDIRQVLYSEKTNSESEQRLKNTRYTQPALFVTEYALATLWMSWGIEPSIFCGHSVGEFVGAHLAGVFSLADALKLIAIRGKLVSELPRGSMLSVRQPAELVQPMMPDTLSMAAANSRNLCVVAGPDEHIADFARLLDERLVPNRLLLTSHAFHSTMMEPVVGTFTEAVTDIVLNRPQKPIVSTLTGTWMTDADAVDPAYWGRHLRETVRFADALDTLFALDNPLLIDLGPGRGLATLARQQVGKKAVPIFTGLVDQLDWSACNQALLTTLGQLYVHGLNPDWQAFYGGQQRQRVLLPTYAFDYKRCWIDPVRIEPVPREPAATTVALPIAPSSELTTNLAVSTQPTQVTMRKTILIGQINDLIETASGLDMVDVTPDMSFLEIGLDSLLLTQVALTLKKEFDVPITFRQLTNDFTSPALLAEYLDQQLPAEVAPPAVDSMAAPVAPTPAAAPMPAPVYAAPPISMPATPVTADGDSALNLIAQQMQLLARQIALLQAASPAAAPAYAAPMASAPAAISASVPAPTPAPKQVQLSTPDITAEEAVELKKPFGATARIERQSTTLTSQQQTFLQQVTDRYTKKTGKSKVYAQEHRAQMADPRVVSGFRPLTKEIVYPLVVNRSKGSHLWDIDGNEYIDALNGFGSNMFGYQPDMIKKALLDQIEDGYEIGPQHPLAGEVSDLICELTGNDRAALCNTGSEAVLGAMRIARTVTGRSLIVAFSGSYHGIVDEVIVRGTKKLKSFPAAPGIMPEAVQNMLILEYGTDETLAVIRDRAHELAAVLVEPVQSRRPEFVPIDFLKKIRSITAKSGTALIFDEVITGFRMHPGGAQALFGIKADLATYGKVVGAGISIGVIAGKRDFMDALDGGFWQYGDASVPEVGVTYFAGTFVRHPLALAASKASLEYMKRKGPQLQEELTRKTKRLADALNSVLNRHQLPIYVAQFGSLWKIKFKEDILCGELLFTLMREKGIHIWDNFPCFLTEAHTDDEVNTIVRCFEQSVQELMDGGIFTGTEPAVEHTFIATPPAPGARLGRDQNGNPAWFIPNPDQAGKYLKVELN encoded by the coding sequence ATGCAAACCGTTACCAACCGTGACTCAGGGGCGGAGCTCGCAGCTCCATTACTTCATCATCTCGTTGACGAAGTTGCTCAGCGTCATCCTGACCAGGTGGCGGTTGTGCATAATGACCAGTCACTGACGTATCAGCAACTGGTTATCAAGGCCGACGCATTAGCGCAGACGATTCTTCATCGCGACACTGCCAGTCCGTTTATCGGCATCAGTACCACCCGTGACCTGTCCATGATCGTCGGCGTGCTGGCCATTCTGAAAGCAGGAAAGGGCTATTTGCCGCTTGACCCTTCCTACCCGATCGCACGTCTGAAACAGATTGTCGACAGCGCCGGGATTCGCACGGCGCTCATTACTGAAGCCGATGAGCAGCCCCTGGCTACTCTGCCGCTCCAACGGCTGCCCCGGAATCAGACCTCTCCTCTTTCGGAACGTATCACTGCCCAACAGCACAGCACGGCCTATGTCCTGTTCACATCAGGATCGACAGGTACGCCCAAGGGGGTTTGCCTGGGGCAAAGTGCCCTGATCAACCTGTTGGCCTGGCAGAAAACCCAGTCGCAGGCTGGTATCGGAACACGCACACTCCAGTTTGCGCCACTCACCTTCGACGTATCGTTTCAGGAAATCTTTGCGACCCTGAGCACGGGCGGCACGCTGGTCCTTATCGACGACAGCCAGCGCCTGGATCTGAACAGTCTGCTGCCGTTCATTGGCGAGCAGCAGATCAGCCGGCTTTTTCTGCCTTTCGTTGCCCTGCAGTATCTGGCCGAAGCGGCCGTGACAACCAACTATTTCCCCAATAGCCTACGTGAAATCATGACGGCGGGCGAACAGTTGAAAGTTACCCCGCAGGTCGTTACGTTCTTCACCGGCATGCCGGGCTGCGTTCTGTTCAATCAATATGGCCCAACCGAATGCCACGTTGTCACTCAGTTGCGCCTGGATGGCGATCCGGCGACCTGGCCTGCCCTGCCGTCCATCGGTTCACCCATCGACAATGTCCGGGTGCACGTTCTTACCGACCAGTTAAAACCCGTTTCTGAGGGTGACGCTGGGGAGTTGTGCTTCAGCGGAGCTTGTCTGGCCGAAGGTTATCTAAACCAGCCCGACCTGACTGCCGAAAAATTCACGTATGTCTCGTTGCCTGGCGAGCCGCATCCCGTTCGGATTTACCGCACGGGTGATCTGGGTCGTCTGTTGCCGGATGGCAGCATCGATTTCCAGGGCCGCCGGGATGATCAGGTTAAAATTCGGGGCCACCGGATTGAGCTGGGCGAGATTGAGGTCGTTCTGAACCAGACGCCGGGCATCAAGCAGGCAGTAGTTATGGCCCGGAGTGGCCCGGCTGGTCAGCAACTGATCGCGTATTTGATCTCAGCTGATGGTCAGTCGGATATACTGGCGGTCCGCAACGCCATTGACCAGCGGCTGCCGGATTATATGCTCCCTTCGGCCTACGTCTGGCTGAACGATTTCCCAAAAACGAGTAGTGGCAAGGTCGATAAGAAACGGCTGCCAGCGCCCGAACGGAAACGTCCGGAATCGGCAGGTCCTTACCGGAAGCCGCGGACTGAACTGGAAAAAACCATCGAACGTATATGGGTATCGTTGCTGGAACTGGACACAGTAGGACTGGACGACAACTTTTTCGAACTGGGGGGCAACTCACTGCTCGCTCAGAAAACCGTAGCGGGTCTCAAGCAGGAAAAGCTGACACTGCCGATTACGAAGCTATACCAGTTTCCGACTATAGCAGGCGTGGCTAACTATTTGCAGCCGACACGCGAAACAGCAAAAAAAGTTCAGACGAGCCCGCTAAAATCACAGTCAGATACGTCGTCAGACATTGCCATCATCGGTATGTCGGGTCGATTTCCGGGGGCCAGCAGTATCGACGAGCTCTGGCGCGTCCTGAGCCAGGGTATTGAAACAGTTCGGTTCTTCACCAACAGCGAGCTTGACTCAACAATTCCCAAAGACCTACGTACTGATTCACGCTACGTGAAGGCGCGGGGTGTGCTAGATGGCGCCGATCAGTTCGATCCGGCATTCTTTGGCATTCCGCCCGCTATTGCGCAGCTGATGGACCCGCAGCAGCGGGTTTTTCTGGAAATTTCCTGGGAAACCCTGGAGCAAACGGGCTACCTGCCCACGCATTACGACGGGCGTGTGGGTGTGTTCGCGGGCAGCGGCAACAATTCCTATTTCCTGAATAACGTTCAGTCAAATAAAGAGCTAGTCAATCAGGTGGGTGCCTTCCAGGTGATGACACTCAACGAAAAAGACTATGTAGCTTCCCGGACGGCCTACCAGTTGAACGTAAAAGGTCCGGCGGTCAGCGTCTATTCAGCCTGTTCTACGTCGCTGCTGGCGGTCACGCAGGCAGTACAGAGCCTTCGTAACGGTCAGTGTGATGTGGCGCTGGCGGGCGGGGCCAGCATTACGGCTCCCATCAACAGCGGCCACCTGTATCAGGAGGGGGCTATGCTCAGCAAAGACGGCCATTGCCGCTCGTTCGATGCGCAGGCGCAGGGCACTACGTTCAGCGATGGAGCCGGAGTTGTTCTGCTGAAAGATGCAGCAGCCGCCCGTCGCGATGGCGATACCATTTATGCTGTGATCAAAGGCGTTGGCGTCAACAACGACGGTGGCGGAAAAGGCAGCTTTACGGCTCCCAGCGCCGAAGGTCAGGCAGGCTCGATTGCGATGGCGATTGCCGACGCGGCTATTGACCCAGCTACCATCAGCTACGTTGAAGCCCACGGTACTGCTACGCCCCTGGGCGATCCCATTGAGATCGACGGCCTGACGATGGCCTTTGGTGAACAGGAACAGAAACAGTTCTGCGCCATTGGCTCCATCAAAAGCAACATGGGGCACCTGACGGCAGCGGCTGGTGTGGCCGGACTGATCAAAACTGTGCTGGCCCTTTCCCACCGCCAGATTCCGCCTTCGCTGGGCTTTTCGACCCCGAATCCAGCCATTGATTTTGCGAACAGCCCGTTCTTCGTCAATACCAAACTAGCCGACTGGCCGTCAGACAATCCGGTGAACCCACGTCGGGCGAATCCACACCGTCCGTATCCACGCCGGGCGGGGGTAAGTTCGTTTGGGGTAGGCGGTACGAACGTTCACGTCATTCTGGAAGAATTTATTCCCGCGGTCGAAGCAAACCAGCCGGCTTCGGAGCCAGCGGCTGCTGATCGGGCTGTGCAATTAATTACGTGGTCGGCGAAAACAGCGAAGAGCCGGGATGCTTACGCGGGTAAACTGGTTAATTTTCTAAAACGCACCGACGATGTTAACCTGGCAGACGTAGCGTTTACGCTGCAGACCACGCGGGCGCCCTTTCGGCACCGACGGTTTGCTGTAGCAGCCACCACCGACGAGCTACTCAAACAACTGGCCGCGGCTCCGGCTGCTGCCAGTACCAGCCCAGCTGAGCTGACCACACCCGACGAAACGGTGTTTCTATTTCCGGGTCAGGGTGCTCAGTACCTGAACATGGGCCGGGCTCTATACGAAAATGAAGCCGTGTTCCGGGATGCCGTTGACCGCTGCGCCATTTTGCTAGCCGGCCACCTCGATCTGGATATCCGGCAGGTACTGTATTCTGAGAAGACAAATTCCGAATCCGAACAACGGCTCAAAAATACGCGCTACACCCAGCCCGCTCTCTTCGTAACGGAATACGCGCTGGCCACTTTGTGGATGAGCTGGGGGATTGAACCCTCCATCTTTTGTGGCCATAGCGTTGGTGAATTTGTTGGCGCCCATCTGGCCGGGGTTTTCTCGCTGGCCGATGCGCTGAAACTCATCGCGATTCGCGGGAAACTGGTAAGCGAGTTGCCCAGAGGAAGTATGCTCTCGGTACGTCAGCCTGCCGAACTTGTGCAGCCAATGATGCCCGACACGCTATCCATGGCGGCTGCCAACAGCCGTAACTTATGTGTTGTGGCCGGTCCTGATGAGCACATTGCCGACTTTGCGCGGCTGCTCGACGAGCGCCTGGTTCCCAATCGACTGCTGCTGACCAGCCACGCCTTCCACTCCACCATGATGGAACCGGTTGTCGGTACGTTCACGGAGGCTGTGACTGACATCGTACTGAATCGCCCCCAGAAACCAATTGTGTCGACGCTGACTGGCACCTGGATGACGGACGCTGATGCCGTTGACCCGGCGTATTGGGGTCGGCACCTGCGCGAAACCGTACGCTTTGCCGATGCCCTCGATACCTTGTTTGCGCTGGATAATCCGCTGTTGATCGACCTGGGTCCGGGCCGGGGGCTGGCAACGCTCGCCCGGCAACAGGTGGGCAAAAAAGCCGTTCCTATTTTCACCGGTCTGGTTGACCAGCTCGACTGGTCAGCCTGCAATCAGGCATTGCTGACAACCCTGGGCCAGCTCTATGTTCACGGGTTAAATCCTGACTGGCAGGCATTTTACGGCGGTCAGCAACGGCAGCGGGTTCTTTTGCCGACCTACGCCTTCGATTATAAACGCTGCTGGATCGATCCAGTACGTATTGAACCGGTCCCGCGCGAACCGGCAGCAACAACCGTCGCACTCCCAATTGCCCCCTCCTCTGAACTGACAACCAACCTGGCCGTTTCCACACAGCCAACCCAAGTAACTATGCGTAAAACCATTCTGATTGGTCAGATCAACGACCTCATCGAAACCGCTTCCGGTCTGGATATGGTCGACGTAACGCCCGACATGAGTTTTCTGGAGATCGGTCTGGACTCTTTGTTGCTGACGCAGGTCGCCTTGACGTTGAAAAAGGAATTTGACGTTCCCATTACGTTCCGCCAGCTAACCAACGATTTCACCAGCCCGGCCCTGCTGGCCGAGTACCTCGATCAGCAGTTACCGGCCGAAGTAGCTCCGCCCGCGGTGGATTCAATGGCGGCCCCGGTAGCTCCTACCCCGGCAGCCGCTCCAATGCCAGCACCGGTTTATGCAGCTCCTCCGATTTCGATGCCCGCGACACCGGTCACGGCCGATGGTGACTCAGCGCTGAACCTGATCGCACAACAGATGCAGTTACTGGCCCGGCAGATCGCCTTGTTACAGGCAGCTAGTCCAGCGGCAGCACCAGCTTATGCAGCGCCAATGGCTTCGGCGCCTGCGGCTATATCAGCATCCGTACCAGCTCCTACTCCGGCGCCAAAACAAGTACAACTGTCTACGCCTGACATTACCGCGGAGGAAGCGGTTGAGCTGAAGAAACCGTTTGGTGCCACCGCACGTATTGAGCGGCAGAGTACGACGCTGACCAGCCAGCAACAGACGTTCCTGCAGCAAGTTACGGACCGTTACACAAAAAAAACGGGCAAGAGCAAAGTCTACGCGCAGGAGCACCGTGCTCAGATGGCCGATCCACGGGTTGTTTCCGGGTTCCGGCCCCTGACCAAAGAGATCGTTTATCCGCTGGTTGTCAACCGCTCCAAAGGCAGCCATTTATGGGATATCGACGGTAATGAATACATCGACGCCCTGAACGGCTTTGGTTCGAACATGTTTGGCTACCAGCCCGACATGATCAAGAAAGCCCTGCTCGATCAGATTGAGGATGGGTACGAGATCGGGCCCCAGCACCCGCTGGCGGGCGAGGTTAGTGACCTGATCTGCGAGCTGACAGGCAACGACCGGGCTGCCCTCTGCAACACCGGTTCCGAAGCGGTGCTGGGGGCGATGCGGATTGCCCGTACCGTTACGGGGCGGTCGCTGATCGTAGCGTTTTCGGGTTCTTACCACGGTATTGTTGACGAGGTAATCGTTCGGGGAACCAAGAAACTTAAGTCGTTCCCGGCCGCGCCCGGCATCATGCCGGAGGCCGTGCAGAACATGCTGATTCTCGAGTATGGCACCGACGAAACGCTGGCCGTCATCCGCGATCGGGCGCATGAACTGGCGGCCGTCCTGGTCGAACCCGTGCAGAGCCGACGCCCCGAGTTTGTTCCGATTGATTTTCTAAAAAAAATACGGAGTATCACCGCAAAATCAGGCACGGCACTGATTTTTGATGAAGTAATTACTGGTTTTCGTATGCATCCGGGCGGTGCTCAGGCGCTGTTTGGCATAAAAGCTGATCTGGCTACGTACGGGAAAGTAGTTGGTGCCGGTATTTCCATTGGTGTCATTGCCGGGAAGCGGGACTTTATGGATGCACTGGACGGTGGTTTCTGGCAGTACGGCGATGCCTCGGTACCCGAGGTTGGCGTTACGTATTTTGCCGGTACGTTCGTTCGGCATCCGCTGGCGCTGGCGGCTTCGAAAGCGTCGCTGGAGTACATGAAACGCAAAGGTCCGCAGCTTCAGGAAGAGCTGACGCGCAAAACCAAACGGCTGGCCGATGCGCTCAACAGTGTACTGAACCGGCACCAGTTACCAATCTACGTGGCTCAGTTCGGCTCACTCTGGAAGATTAAGTTTAAGGAAGATATCCTGTGTGGTGAACTGCTGTTTACCCTCATGCGCGAGAAGGGTATTCACATCTGGGATAATTTCCCCTGCTTCCTGACCGAAGCGCATACGGATGACGAAGTGAACACGATTGTTCGCTGTTTCGAGCAAAGTGTGCAGGAACTGATGGATGGTGGAATTTTTACGGGAACCGAACCTGCCGTTGAGCACACGTTCATTGCCACACCACCCGCGCCCGGAGCCCGGCTGGGCCGCGATCAGAACGGGAATCCGGCCTGGTTTATCCCCAATCCGGATCAAGCCGGAAAATACCTTAAAGTTGAGCTAAATTAG
- a CDS encoding GumC family protein: MNTEVFLRLLKQHIVWFILIPCVTAGTAWYFTRNEVKVYKSQATIYTGLVSRYSLLSDQQNSFMDRSSVALDNLLTTLSSKETLTQVSLSLLTDHLMLQQPDSLVLSSAGFEALRNDIPSEWQPLLMDESNPVRLRKTLDSLAKSQFDNPIKTLLFKSNSYYSLQRINENLKATPRKATNDVLQMEYEAGDPGVAKQTLSYAIEALNKRSSSFKTSESKSVVSYYEDKLKEAKQNLDQAEGNLRAFYVKHKVLDYDEEARNMAASRETNITEYNQELMRKNAAKASLDALDRKLSQQGNMGSVNADLNEKQRRLTEAESKLANARAYGQPKLVISRLQANLNQASEELKTSAQKYDAASSGSDAVPAQALANERLAKSLEYNESAARLEIYKQRMDEYQAKTDEYSPLGSQLRQLNRALSVAEKEYMTLLDNVDQSRTRQQDISVTGSMEIVDAPDFPTAPQASKRSQLIIIGFGVGLFLALLLTALRFWLDKRIYSPEQAEQMIGLPVTAMFPTVRKPLVYSKITRAAQSMFEQLFNAINVEIAQVTTKPYPPVITLFSIRPKQGKTWVASGLIHLYTGADQQVAYCYPKTTGRERREDRIGITFFPYTIRPDFMNVTSVDYLIDHEMGFDSSQYDRIILELPPLINNQVPTFLLKGSALSLLVVDANSTWARAEKQLLSLYIRITKQPILAILNRVSVNLVDMSGQPVKGPEPVRPERSLQQ, encoded by the coding sequence ATGAATACTGAGGTCTTTCTTCGGCTGCTGAAGCAGCATATAGTATGGTTTATCCTTATTCCCTGCGTCACCGCTGGTACAGCCTGGTATTTTACCCGGAACGAAGTAAAGGTCTATAAATCTCAAGCTACGATCTACACGGGGCTCGTTTCCCGGTATTCGCTTCTGTCCGATCAGCAGAACAGTTTCATGGATCGGTCTTCGGTCGCGCTGGATAACCTGCTCACAACACTCAGTTCGAAAGAAACCCTGACCCAGGTTAGTCTGAGTCTGCTGACCGATCACCTGATGCTGCAACAGCCCGACAGCCTGGTTTTGTCGTCGGCCGGTTTTGAAGCCCTGCGTAACGACATCCCGTCCGAATGGCAGCCCCTGCTGATGGACGAAAGTAATCCCGTCCGCCTGCGTAAGACGCTCGACAGTCTGGCAAAATCGCAGTTCGACAATCCGATCAAAACGTTGCTGTTTAAGTCGAATTCGTATTACTCCCTGCAGCGGATTAACGAAAATCTGAAAGCGACGCCCCGTAAAGCCACGAACGACGTCCTGCAGATGGAGTATGAAGCAGGCGATCCTGGTGTAGCCAAGCAAACGCTTTCCTACGCCATCGAGGCCCTTAACAAACGGTCGTCGTCGTTCAAAACGTCCGAAAGCAAGTCGGTTGTCAGCTACTACGAAGATAAGTTAAAGGAGGCCAAACAGAATCTCGATCAGGCGGAGGGTAACCTGCGGGCGTTTTACGTAAAACATAAGGTCCTCGATTACGACGAAGAAGCCCGGAATATGGCCGCTTCACGCGAAACCAATATTACGGAATACAACCAGGAGCTGATGCGCAAAAACGCGGCAAAAGCGTCGCTGGATGCCCTGGACCGGAAACTCAGTCAGCAGGGTAATATGGGCTCGGTCAACGCCGACCTGAACGAAAAGCAACGTAGACTTACCGAAGCGGAAAGCAAACTGGCCAATGCCCGGGCTTATGGACAGCCAAAGCTCGTTATTAGTCGTTTACAGGCCAATCTTAACCAGGCCTCAGAAGAGTTGAAAACCAGTGCGCAGAAATACGATGCCGCTTCCAGCGGTTCGGATGCCGTACCAGCCCAGGCCCTGGCCAACGAGCGACTGGCTAAGTCGCTGGAGTATAACGAATCAGCCGCCCGCCTGGAAATTTATAAACAGCGGATGGATGAATACCAGGCCAAAACCGACGAGTACAGTCCGCTGGGTTCGCAGTTACGCCAGCTCAACCGGGCATTGAGCGTAGCGGAAAAAGAATACATGACGCTGCTCGACAACGTAGATCAGTCGCGTACTCGTCAGCAGGATATTTCAGTGACAGGGTCAATGGAAATCGTGGATGCACCAGACTTTCCTACCGCCCCCCAGGCCTCTAAGCGCAGCCAGCTGATTATTATCGGGTTTGGTGTTGGTCTGTTCCTGGCCCTGCTGCTAACAGCCTTGCGGTTCTGGCTCGACAAACGGATTTACTCGCCGGAACAGGCCGAACAGATGATTGGCCTGCCCGTTACGGCCATGTTCCCCACGGTTCGGAAACCGCTGGTGTACTCCAAAATTACCCGGGCGGCCCAGAGCATGTTCGAGCAGTTGTTCAATGCCATCAACGTAGAGATTGCGCAGGTGACGACCAAACCTTACCCACCGGTTATCACCCTGTTCAGCATCCGGCCCAAACAGGGCAAAACCTGGGTGGCCAGCGGTCTGATTCATCTCTATACTGGTGCCGATCAGCAGGTAGCCTACTGCTATCCAAAGACGACCGGCCGGGAACGGCGTGAAGACCGGATTGGCATTACGTTCTTTCCGTACACAATCCGGCCTGATTTTATGAACGTAACGAGCGTTGACTATCTCATCGACCATGAAATGGGCTTCGACTCGTCGCAATATGATCGGATCATTCTTGAGTTGCCCCCACTCATTAACAACCAGGTACCTACGTTCCTGTTGAAAGGAAGCGCCTTGTCGTTACTGGTCGTTGATGCAAACAGCACCTGGGCACGCGCCGAAAAGCAATTACTCAGTCTGTACATCCGGATAACGAAACAGCCGATTCTGGCTATTCTGAACCGGGTAAGTGTCAATCTGGTCGACATGTCAGGTCAACCAGTAAAAGGACCAGAACCCGTCCGTCCAGAGCGTTCGCTCCAGCAATAA
- a CDS encoding TolC family protein, producing MFSVLRINLLVLVIFLSTAVGFGQTRSARGLVSFGQSSGSGNDSLFLDIDKDIAVQLMPFDELVKIAVASSPLMKYQNELVNSLDAVKTLSKFQVLQNVSGYANYSGGNQSLISSSATLPQGDFLGQIANGYRVGVDVRVTLYDIFGRKYQVRQAQSNLKAAAVQKDIIELQIRREMITIYQDMITAQQMLKIRLLDEQSSLTALRVAEAEQQKGTATAEIIANATTRYVQTKSISEQVKGDFLKSVHQFEALVGVPIQRLKRY from the coding sequence ATGTTCAGTGTTTTACGAATTAACCTGCTGGTTCTGGTTATCTTTCTTTCCACAGCGGTAGGCTTCGGTCAGACCCGTAGTGCCAGGGGGTTGGTTTCCTTTGGCCAATCGTCGGGATCTGGAAACGATTCGTTGTTTCTTGATATTGACAAAGACATTGCGGTACAGTTGATGCCGTTTGATGAGTTGGTGAAGATTGCTGTTGCCTCGTCGCCACTCATGAAGTATCAGAATGAATTAGTCAATTCGCTGGATGCCGTTAAAACACTGTCGAAATTTCAGGTTCTCCAGAACGTATCAGGCTACGCGAACTATTCAGGGGGAAATCAGTCACTGATTTCGTCCTCAGCGACGTTACCGCAGGGCGATTTTCTGGGGCAGATTGCCAACGGCTACCGGGTTGGTGTTGATGTTCGGGTTACGCTTTACGATATTTTTGGTCGTAAGTATCAGGTGCGTCAGGCACAGTCCAACCTGAAAGCGGCCGCTGTCCAGAAAGATATTATCGAGTTGCAGATCCGCCGGGAAATGATCACGATTTATCAGGACATGATTACGGCGCAGCAGATGCTTAAAATTCGGCTTCTTGATGAGCAGTCGTCGCTCACCGCGCTGCGGGTAGCCGAAGCTGAACAGCAGAAAGGAACGGCAACGGCTGAAATTATTGCAAATGCAACAACCCGATATGTGCAGACGAAATCGATATCGGAACAGGTTAAAGGTGATTTTTTAAAAAGCGTACATCAATTTGAAGCCTTGGTTGGCGTTCCCATCCAGCGGTTAAAACGTTACTAA